The nucleotide window TTCCCGATAGAGCGGGTGAGTGCGGCAGGGTCGTCTGGCCCCGCTTCGCGTTCCCCGCTGAAGACCAGATAAGAAGGACTTCTGCCATGTCCCGGCGGTGTGACCTGACCGGCAAGGGGGTTCTGAGCGGCCACACGGTGAGCCACTCGAACCACAAGACCAAGCGCCGGTTCCTCCCGAACCTGTGCAACGTCACCCTTGAGAGCGAGACGCTGAAGCGCACCATCCGCCTCCGGGTGAGCGCCAATGCGCTCAAGAGCGTGGATCATCGCGGCGGCCTCGATGCCTTCCTCAAGAAGGCCCGCGACGAGGAACTCTCCCCGCGCGCCCTCGACTTCAAGCGCCTGATCGCCAAGGCTGCGGCCGAGGCGGCTTCCACCGCGGCCTGAGGTCCGGTACCCGGGTTCCGGGCACAATGTTAGAGATGTCGACCCGCGGGTGGCCATGCCCCCGCGGGTTTTCGTCGTTTCGGGGCTGAGAGCCGTGCTCGAAGACGCCTCCCGCCGGCTCCCTGCGTGGTCGCGAGCAGGCGGGAGGCGCTGAGGTTACTCCGCCGCGTCGGCCACGGGCGCCGGCTTCACCCAGCGCAGCACCGGGGCGCGGGCGGCGCGGGTTTCGTCCAGGCGGCGGCGCGGGGCGTAATAGGGAGCGCCGAGGAAGCGCTCCTTGTCCCCGGCCTTGGCGGCCATGGCGAGGTCCCGCAGCGCGGCGATGAACAGGTCCAGCGAGGCCTTGGATTCGCTCTCCGTGGGCTCGATGAGCATGGCGCCGTGCACCACCAGCGGGAAATACACCGTCATGGGGTGGTAGCCCTCATCGATCAGGGCCTTGGCCACGTCCAGGGTGGTGAGGCCGGTGCCGGCCAGCCAGGCGTCGTCGAACAGCGCCTCGTGCATGGCCGGCCGCTCGGCGAAGGGCGCGCTCATGAGGTCCATGAGGCTGGCGCGGATGTAATTGGCCGACAGCACCGCGTCTTCCGAGGCCTGCCGCATACCGTCCGCGCCGTGAGAAAGCATCCACGCCAGGGCGCGCACGAACATGCCCATCTGGCCGTGGAAGGCGCTCATGCGGCCTAGCGCCTGCTGGGCGCCCTCCGCGCCCTCGTCTTCCACCAACGCCAGCCCGTCGGCGGTGGCCACCAGTGCCGGTACAGGGGCAAAGGGGGCGAGCGCGTCGGAGAGCACCACCGGCCCCGCGCCCGGCCCGCCGCCGCCGTGGGGCGTGGAGAAGGTCTTGTGCAGGTTGATGTGCATGGCATCGACCCCGAGGTCGGCGATGCGCACCTTGCCGAGGATGGCGTTGAAATTGGCGCCGTCCGAATAGAAATAGGCGCCGGCGCCGTGCACCGCCTCGGCGATGGCCACCACGTCGCGCTCGAACAGCCCGCAGGTGTTGGGATTGGTCAGCATCAGCGCCGCCACCTCCGGGCCGAGCGCGGATTTCACCGCCTCCGGATCCACCGTGCCGTCGGCGCGGGCGGGGATGGAGCGCACCTGATAGCCGATGAGGGCGGCGGTGGCGGGATTGGTACCGTGGGCGCTCTCCGGCACCAGCACCACGTGACGGGTGGCGCCATCGCCGCGGGCGGCATGGGCGGCCTTGATGGCCATCATGCCGCACAGTTCGCCGTGGGCGCCGGCCTTGGGAGTGAGCGCCACCGCCTGCATGCCGGTCAATTCCAGCAGATAGCGCGACAGCTCCGCCATCAGGCCCAGCGCGCCCTTCACCGTGGATTGCGGCTGCAGCGGATGGATGTCGGCAAAGCCCGGCAGCCGCGCCATCTTCTCGTTGAGGCGCGGATTGTGCTTCATGGTGCACGAGCCGAGCGGGAACAGGCCGCTGTCGATGCCGTAGTTCATGCGCGACAGGCGCACGTAATGGCGCATAGCCTCCGGCTCGCTGAGGCCGGGCAGGTCCAGCGGCGCGGTACGCGCCTGTGTGCCGAGGCGCTCGCGGAACGGCGCGGGCTCGGGAATGTCGACGCCTGTCACCTCGGTGCGGCCGATCTCGAAGATCAGCCCTTCCTCCAGGTCGAGCGCGCGGTTGCCGGTGAAGGTCTGCGGGCCGGTGAGGGCAATGGAATGCGGCGTGGTGGCGCCGCGGCCTTCGCGGTTCATCACAGCACCTCCTTCAGGGCGGCGGCATAGGCGGCGCGGTCGTCCTCGGTGGTCGTCTCGGTGGCGGCGACGAGGATGAGGTCGTCGAGGCCCGATTTCGGCGCGAGGCGGGAATAGGGCACGCCGGCGAGGATGCCTTTCGCCGCCAGCTTCTCCACCACGTCCGCCGCCGGGCCGGGCACGCGCAGGGTGAATTCGTTGAAGAAGGTGTCGTTGACGACGCTCGCCCCCTTCACCGCCGCCAGCCGGTCCGCGAGGTCACAGGCGGCCGCATGGTTGGCGCGGGCGAGGCGGGTGAGACCGGTCTTGCCCAGCAGGCTCATGTGGATGGTGAAGGCCAGCGCGCAGAGGCCAGAATTGGTGCAGATGTTGGAGGTGGCCTTCTCGCGGCGGATGTGCTGCTCGCGGGTGGAGAGGGTCAGCACGAAGCCGCGCCGGCCTTCCGCGTCCACCGTCTCGCCGGCAAGGCGCCCCGGCATCTGGCGCACGAATTTCTGCCGCGTGGCGAACAGGCCCACATAAGGCCCGCCGAAATTCAGCGCATTGCCGATGGACTGGCCCTCGCCCACCACGATGTCGGCGCCCTGCGCCCCCGGCGGCTCGATGAGGCCCAGCGCCACCGCTTCCGTGAACACCGCCACCAGCAGCGCGCCGGCCTTGTGGGCGGCCTCGGCGATGGGCTTCAGGTCGACGAGATTGCCGAACACGTCCGGCGACTGCACCACCACGCAGGACACCGTGTCGTCGATGGGGGTGATGAGGTCTTCCTCGCCGAACGGGGCGGGAGGCAGCGCCACTACCTCGTCGGCGGCATAGCGCGAGACGGTCTCGATGGTCGAGCGATAGTGCGGATGCAGGTTGCCCGCCAGCACCGCCTTGCGGCGCCTGGTGACGCGATGGGCCATCAGCACCGCCTCGGCGGCGGCGGTGGAGCCGTCATACATGGAGGCGTTGGCCACCTCCATGGCGGTGAGCTCGGCCACCTGGGTCTGGAACTCGAACAGATATTGCAGCGTGCCCTGGGCGATCTCGGGCTGGTACGGCGTGTAGGAGGTGAGGAATTCCGAGCGCTGGATCAGATGGTCGACGGTGGCCGGCACATGGTGGCGATAGGCCCCGGCGCCCACGAAGAAGGGCACCGAGCCCGCCGGCACGTTCTGCCCGGCGAGGCGGGCAAGCGTGCGCTCCACCTCCAGCTCGCTCTTGTGGAGGGCGAGGCGCGGCAGCGCGGTCTCGCGCTTGTCGGCGGGGATGTCGACGAACAGCTCATCCACGCTGGCTACGCCGATCCGCGCCAGCATCTCGGCGCGGTCCTCGGGGGTGAGGGGGAGATAGCGCATGGGAATCCCGGGTCAGGCGGTGGTGAAGCGCGGCGTGATGACGATCTCCGCGCGCACGGAATGGGCGATGAAGCACTCCTCGTGCGCCCGGTGGTGGATGGCCTCCACATCCGCCTCGGAGGGCAGCTTGTCGCCGGAGAAGACCATTACGGGCGTGAGGGTGATGCGGGAGATGAAGAGCTTGCCCTTCTCGTTGGGCGTCATCTCGCCCACGGCCGCATCCTCGTAGCTGTCCACGCGGAAGCCGCCGCGGCGGGCAAAATCCAGCGCGAACAGCATGTGGCAGCTGGCGGCCGAGGCCACCAGCGCCTCTTCCGGGTCCACCGCGTCCTCGCGGGAGAGCGGCACGCGCACGGAGGACGGCGCCGACGAGCCGGGCACTTCGAGGCCGTCGAACGCCCAGACATGGGCGCGGGCGTAGCGCCCATCGGTGAAGACGGCGTCGCCCCGCGCCCAGCGGATGGTGGCCTTGTGGTCGCTTGCCATGGTCAGGCCAACGTGTCCAGGAAGTCCTTGTAGGCGTGCTCATTCAAAAGCTCGTCCAGCTCGGCGGGGTTGGAGAGCTTCAGCTTCATGAACCAGCCCTTGCCTTCCGGAGCCTCGTTGACGAGGCCGGGGGCGCCTTCCAGCTCGCTGTTCACCTCCACCACCTCGCCGGAGAGCGGGGCGTAGACCTCGCTCGCCGCCTTCACGCTCTCCACCACGGCGGCCTCGCCGCCCTTGGTCACGACCTTGCCGATCTCCGGCAGCTCGACGAACACCACGTCACCCAGCTGCTGCTGGGCATAGTCGGAGATGCCCACCACGGCCACGTCGCCTTCGACGCGCACATATTCGTGGTCCTTCGTGTAGCGCACGCTCGTCATGGATCAGGCCCCAGTTTTAGGTTTGCGCGCATAGCGCGTCGGCACGAACGGGAGGGATGCGACAGTGGCCGCCAAAGCCTTGCCGCGCACCAGAACGTCGAGGCGGGTGCCGGGCGCCGACAGGGCCGGCGGCACGTAGCCCATGGCGATGGGGGCACCGAGCGTCGGCGCGAAGCCGCCGGAGGTGACGCGCCCCACCACGGCGCCATCGGATGCGATCTCGGCCCCCTCGCGGGCCGGCGCGCGGCCTTCCAGCCTCAGCCCCACCCGAACGCGGGCCGGGCCTTGCGCCAACTCGCGCTGAATACGCGCGTCGCCGGGAAAGCCGCCCTCCGTGCGCCGCCGCTTCTGGATGGACCAGTTGAGCGCCGCCTCGATGGGGGACGTGGAAAGATCGATGTCGTGGCCATAGAGGCAGAGCCCGGCCTCAAGGCGCAGGCTGTCGCGGGCTCCGAGGCCGATGGCCTTCACCTCCGGCTCGGCGAGCAGGGCGGCCCACAGAAGGGGCGCGCTTTCGTTCTCGACCGAGATTTCAAAACCGTCCTCGCCGGTGTAGCCGGAGCGGGAGACCTCCACCGGGATGCCGTCGAATTCAGTCGGGATGGCCGCCATGAAGTCCAGCGTCGCCGCCTCAGGGCAGTGGCGGGCCATGACGGCTGCGGCTTCCGGCCCCTGCAGGGCGAGCAGCGCGCGCTCCGGGCGCTCGACGAGGGCGACGCCCTCCGGTAGGTGGGCGGCGATGTGGGCGAAGTCGCCGGCCTTGCAGGCGGCGTTGACCACGAGGATGAGGGTGCCGTCCGCCTCCGGCGCCAGCGGCCGCGTCACCATGAAGTCGTCGATGATGCCGCCATCCTCGGCCAGGAGCTGGGAATAGCGCTGGCGGCCGGGCGCGAGATTCAGGAAATCTGCAGGGGCGAGGGCTTCGAGGGCTCGGGCGGTGGTGGCGTGGTCGGACCCCTTCAGCAGGGCCTGGCCCATGTGGGAGACATCGAACAGGCCGGCACGGGTGCGGGTCCAGCCGTGCTCCGCGAGGATGCCTTCGGGATATTGCACCGGCATCTGGTAGCCGGCGAACGGCACCATGCGTGCGCCGAGGGCGCGATGGGCGGAGAACAGCGGGGTTTCGAGCAGAGGCTCGGAATGATCCAAGGGGGGCTCCCGGACGACAGCGCCAATTTCCGGACCTGTCCCTCGCGCGACGACACAAAAGGTCGTAACGGCGCAAGACGCAGGTCCGCGCGGCGCCCCCTCTGTCTTAGGACCTGAGAGATTTCACCGCGCCTCGTGGAAGGGCACGGCTTACTCCTTCGGTGAGCGCCGAAGATGCGCGTTGCCGCGCAGCACCGGCGCTGCTTTCCAGAGATTCGTCCCCCTGCGGTCCTTGGGCCTGAGCGGTTCCGGGGCGGTTGCGCCTTCGGCGCCGGCGTACCTTGCGGCCGCCGGTCTCTCCCGCAGGGATCGTCCGATCACGCCCAGGCCGAGGCTTGGGCGCGCGTGCAGCATAAGCCAATGGCGCCGTGCGTCAACGCGGCCTGCTTCAGCGGACCCTGCTTCAGCGCGGGGGCGGCGAGAAGGTACTGGTGGACGGCGGCGCCTCGAAGCCGCCGGTGGAGGGCGCCGGCGTCAGGGTGCCGCTGCTGCCGGGCGGCGGGCCGAACACATCGCCCTGGGGCGCGCCGCCGCTGGAGGCCGGCTTCTGCGTCGCTGCCGGCTTCTTGGCGGCGGGAGCTTCAGAGGTGTCGGCCGCGGGCTTGGGCCTCGGCTTCGGCTTGGCGGCGGGGGCGGGCTTGCGCTCCTTCGCCTCGGTGCCCTGCGGGTCGAAGCCCACATAGATCACGTGGCGCTCCATCTCCGCCGGCTTCAGCAGGGGAAAGGCGATCTGCTCCTCCACCACGGTGAAGGCGGCGTGGCCCGGATCGGCAGGCACGTCCACGGCCACGTTGAAGAATTTGGTGGTGATGTTCTTGGGGGAAGGCCCCTCCTGCACCACGGCGATGCGGATCGGTACCTTGACCTGGCCGGGCGTGCCCTTCTCGCCCATCAGGATGCGGCCCTCGATGCCGACGCGGACCATCATGGTGCCGCCGGAGATGGAGCATTCCCGCGCGAGGCGGCCAAGCGTGCCCTGATAACGCAGGCCGCCGCCGGCAGTGACCTGCCAGGAGCCGGCGCCGGTGCGCACGGTGACCGGCGGGCAGTCATAGGTGACCGCGTCGGGGCCGGTGCCCACCACCAGGGCGCCGGTGGTGGCACTGTTGACCACGCCGGCGGAGGTGCCGCCGGTGCGGGCCACGCCGGTGTCCTGCGCGCCGAACGCGCCGTCCAGCCCTTCGCCCCCGGCGCAGCCGGCAAGCGCCATGGCGAGCAGTGCCGGCAGGGTGAGCCGAGGAACTGCGAGCAAAGGCAGGCGCGACAGGCGGCGGGCGCGCGTGCCATCCGCCGCGCGAGTATCCGCAGCCGTTCCAAATGCACCGGCCTGTTGTGCGCGCACCATGTCCATCAACTCCGTGAGCGCCCCCGATCCGAGTGCCTTATAGCAAAGGGGGCAAGGGCTCGGGAACCGCCCCC belongs to Xanthobacter autotrophicus Py2 and includes:
- a CDS encoding glycine cleavage system H protein (TIGRFAM: glycine cleavage system H protein~PFAM: glycine cleavage H-protein~KEGG: glycine cleavage system H protein; K02437 glycine   cleavage system H protein) — translated: MTSVRYTKDHEYVRVEGDVAVVGISDYAQQQLGDVVFVELPEIGKVVTKGGEAAVVESVKAASEVYAPLSGEVVEVNSELEGAPGLVNEAPEGKGWFMKLKLSNPAELDELLNEHAYKDFLDTLA
- a CDS encoding Glycine dehydrogenase (decarboxylating) (PFAM: glycine cleavage system P-protein~KEGG: glycine cleavage system P protein, subunit 1), whose protein sequence is MRYLPLTPEDRAEMLARIGVASVDELFVDIPADKRETALPRLALHKSELEVERTLARLAGQNVPAGSVPFFVGAGAYRHHVPATVDHLIQRSEFLTSYTPYQPEIAQGTLQYLFEFQTQVAELTAMEVANASMYDGSTAAAEAVLMAHRVTRRRKAVLAGNLHPHYRSTIETVSRYAADEVVALPPAPFGEEDLITPIDDTVSCVVVQSPDVFGNLVDLKPIAEAAHKAGALLVAVFTEAVALGLIEPPGAQGADIVVGEGQSIGNALNFGGPYVGLFATRQKFVRQMPGRLAGETVDAEGRRGFVLTLSTREQHIRREKATSNICTNSGLCALAFTIHMSLLGKTGLTRLARANHAAACDLADRLAAVKGASVVNDTFFNEFTLRVPGPAADVVEKLAAKGILAGVPYSRLAPKSGLDDLILVAATETTTEDDRAAYAAALKEVL
- a CDS encoding ribosomal protein L28 (PFAM: ribosomal protein L28~KEGG: bra:BRADO0635 50S ribosomal protein L28), with translation MSRRCDLTGKGVLSGHTVSHSNHKTKRRFLPNLCNVTLESETLKRTIRLRVSANALKSVDHRGGLDAFLKKARDEELSPRALDFKRLIAKAAAEAASTAA
- a CDS encoding glycine cleavage system T protein (TIGRFAM: glycine cleavage system T protein~PFAM: glycine cleavage T protein (aminomethyl transferase); Glycine cleavage T-protein barrel~KEGG: glycine cleavage system T protein), whose amino-acid sequence is MDHSEPLLETPLFSAHRALGARMVPFAGYQMPVQYPEGILAEHGWTRTRAGLFDVSHMGQALLKGSDHATTARALEALAPADFLNLAPGRQRYSQLLAEDGGIIDDFMVTRPLAPEADGTLILVVNAACKAGDFAHIAAHLPEGVALVERPERALLALQGPEAAAVMARHCPEAATLDFMAAIPTEFDGIPVEVSRSGYTGEDGFEISVENESAPLLWAALLAEPEVKAIGLGARDSLRLEAGLCLYGHDIDLSTSPIEAALNWSIQKRRRTEGGFPGDARIQRELAQGPARVRVGLRLEGRAPAREGAEIASDGAVVGRVTSGGFAPTLGAPIAMGYVPPALSAPGTRLDVLVRGKALAATVASLPFVPTRYARKPKTGA
- a CDS encoding hypothetical protein (KEGG: rpc:RPC_4798 hypothetical protein), with translation MVRAQQAGAFGTAADTRAADGTRARRLSRLPLLAVPRLTLPALLAMALAGCAGGEGLDGAFGAQDTGVARTGGTSAGVVNSATTGALVVGTGPDAVTYDCPPVTVRTGAGSWQVTAGGGLRYQGTLGRLARECSISGGTMMVRVGIEGRILMGEKGTPGQVKVPIRIAVVQEGPSPKNITTKFFNVAVDVPADPGHAAFTVVEEQIAFPLLKPAEMERHVIYVGFDPQGTEAKERKPAPAAKPKPRPKPAADTSEAPAAKKPAATQKPASSGGAPQGDVFGPPPGSSGTLTPAPSTGGFEAPPSTSTFSPPPR
- a CDS encoding OsmC family protein (PFAM: OsmC family protein~KEGG: cvi:CV1324 hypothetical protein), whose protein sequence is MASDHKATIRWARGDAVFTDGRYARAHVWAFDGLEVPGSSAPSSVRVPLSREDAVDPEEALVASAASCHMLFALDFARRGGFRVDSYEDAAVGEMTPNEKGKLFISRITLTPVMVFSGDKLPSEADVEAIHHRAHEECFIAHSVRAEIVITPRFTTA
- a CDS encoding Glycine dehydrogenase (decarboxylating) (PFAM: aromatic amino acid beta-eliminating lyase/threonine aldolase~KEGG: glycine cleavage system P protein, subunit 2) — encoded protein: MNREGRGATTPHSIALTGPQTFTGNRALDLEEGLIFEIGRTEVTGVDIPEPAPFRERLGTQARTAPLDLPGLSEPEAMRHYVRLSRMNYGIDSGLFPLGSCTMKHNPRLNEKMARLPGFADIHPLQPQSTVKGALGLMAELSRYLLELTGMQAVALTPKAGAHGELCGMMAIKAAHAARGDGATRHVVLVPESAHGTNPATAALIGYQVRSIPARADGTVDPEAVKSALGPEVAALMLTNPNTCGLFERDVVAIAEAVHGAGAYFYSDGANFNAILGKVRIADLGVDAMHINLHKTFSTPHGGGGPGAGPVVLSDALAPFAPVPALVATADGLALVEDEGAEGAQQALGRMSAFHGQMGMFVRALAWMLSHGADGMRQASEDAVLSANYIRASLMDLMSAPFAERPAMHEALFDDAWLAGTGLTTLDVAKALIDEGYHPMTVYFPLVVHGAMLIEPTESESKASLDLFIAALRDLAMAAKAGDKERFLGAPYYAPRRRLDETRAARAPVLRWVKPAPVADAAE